One genomic segment of Drosophila melanogaster chromosome 3L includes these proteins:
- the Fit1 gene encoding fermitin 1, isoform A, whose translation MIHVGENTWNLRILITDLQVEKTLRVKGDQHIGGVMLNLVDPELPKDWSDHALWWPAKNIWLTRTRSTLDQAGVQSDSFLHFTPMHKTLRVQMPDLRYLDYRVNFSAKTFGAVVSLCKDLDIRYPEELSFCKPLEPEHLKKNFSKLPQRKIPVAEANGIAYVQPALDTNSFVPITGAYNGSNGSLDRSHNGNLLCAPASPYTRRAATAPGTPISSPTGTWKHNSTGYASYDSNSSFGDLQENLAMSPRSPSPDVRARLVRPKSRVEKARLNVGWLDSSLSIMEQGVREYDTLCLRFKYFTFFDLNPKYDQVRINQLYEQAKWSILNEELEPTEEETLMFAALQFQVNHQTDLHPPGIDSGIDTSSQETGGEDDIDSALNELQITLEGPGGGKDQGNITRIPELSDYLKFLKPQRFTLKGYKRYFFTYRDLHLHLYKSQDESRRGAPTISINLKGCEVTPDVNLAQGKFAIRLEVPSEIRNGPNSEVWVRCDNEEQYAKWMAACRLAAKGRSLADSSYDSEVSSIRSLLQMQKPAQGAPLTVNPRSVEPMDYLSPKMMRKLSSKAVQRILEAHANVRQLSLMDAKMKYIQAWQSLPDFGVTLFIIKFDGHKKEELLGVANNRIMRMDLNTGDHIKTWRYNTMKAWNVNWGIKCMMIQLQDENIVFSVQSADCKVVHEFIGGYIFMSMRSKENNQTLNEEMFHKLTGGWS comes from the coding sequence ATGATTCATGTGGGCGAAAATACGTGGAACCTGCGGATCCTCATCACGGATCTGCAGGTGGAGAAGACGCTGCGCGTGAAGGGTGACCAGCACATTGGCGGCGTAATGCTGAACCTGGTGGATCCGGAGTTGCCCAAGGATTGGTCCGATCACGCCCTGTGGTGGCCCGCCAAGAATATCTGGCTGACCAGGACGCGGTCCACTTTGGACCAGGCCGGAGTTCAATCGGATTCCTTTCTGCACTTCACGCCCATGCACAAGACACTGAGGGTGCAGATGCCCGATCTTCGTTATCTGGACTACCGCGTCAACTTTTCGGCCAAAACTTTCGGAGCCGTTGTGAGCTTGTGCAAGGACCTGGACATTCGCTATCCGGAGGAACTGTCTTTCTGCAAGCCCCTGGAACCGGAGCATCTGAAGAAGAACTTCTCCAAGCTGCCGCAGCGAAAGATTCCGGTGGCGGAGGCAAATGGAATCGCATACGTGCAGCCAGCGCTGGACACCAACTCCTTTGTCCCGATCACAGGAGCCTATAACGGTAGCAATGGCAGCCTGGATCGCTCGCACAATGGCAATCTGCTGTGCGCTCCGGCTTCACCGTATACCCGACGGGCAGCCACTGCTCCGGGAACACCCATCAGCTCGCCCACGGGCACCTGGAAGCACAACTCCACTGGCTATGCTAGCTACGATTCCAACTCTAGTTTCGGAGACCTCCAGGAGAATCTGGCCATGTCGCCAAGGTCGCCCAGTCCGGATGTACGAGCACGCTTGGTTCGACCCAAGTCCCGGGTGGAGAAAGCCCGTCTCAACGTGGGATGGTTGGACTCGTCCCTTTCCATCATGGAGCAGGGAGTTAGGGAGTATGACACTCTGTGCCTGCGCTTCAAATACTTCACGTTCTTCGATCTGAACCCCAAGTACGACCAAGTGAGGATCAATCAACTGTACGAGCAAGCCAAATGGAGCATTTTGAACGAGGAATTGGAACCCACCGAGGAGGAGACCCTCATGTTTGCCGCCCTGCAGTTCCAGGTGAATCATCAGACGGATCTGCATCCCCCAGGCATCGATTCCGGAATAGATACCTCCAGTCAGGAGACTGGCGGCGAGGACGACATTGACTCCGCTCTCAACGAGCTGCAGATCACACTCGAAGGACCAGGAGGTGGCAAGGATCAGGGCAACATCACCAGGATACCAGAGCTGTCGGACTATTTGAAATTCCTCAAGCCTCAAAGGTTCACCCTTAAAGGATACAAGCGCTACTTCTTCACCTACAGGGATCTGCATCTGCACCTTTACAAATCGCAGGATGAGTCCAGGCGGGGAGCTCCCACCATCAGCATCAATTTGAAGGGCTGCGAGGTGACGCCCGATGTTAACCTGGCCCAAGGAAAGTTCGCCATCCGTCTGGAAGTTCCGTCAGAGATCAGAAATGGTCCGAACAGTGAGGTCTGGGTGAGATGCGACAACGAAGAGCAGTACGCCAAGTGGATGGCAGCCTGTCGTCTGGCCGCCAAGGGTCGCTCTCTAGCCGATAGCTCTTACGACAGCGAAGTTAGCAGTATTCgctcgctgctgcagatgcagAAACCCGCCCAGGGAGCTCCGCTCACCGTCAACCCGCGAAGTGTTGAGCCCATGGATTACCTATCGCCCAAAATGATGCGCAAACTATCCAGCAAGGCGGTGCAGAGGATCCTAGAGGCCCATGCCAACGTTCGCCAGCTGAGCTTAATGGACGCCAAGATGAAGTACATCCAGGCTTGGCAATCTCTACCAGACTTCGGTGTTACTCTCTTCATCATCAAGTTCGATGGACACAAGAAGGAGGAGCTGTTGGGCGTGGCCAACAATCGTATCATGCGCATGGACCTCAACACCGGCGATCACATAAAGACCTGGCGCTACAACACAATGAAGGCCTGGAATGTTAACTGGGGCATCAAGTGCATGATGATTCAGCTGCAGGACGAGAACATCGTCTTCTCCGTGCAGTCGGCCGACTGTAAGGTGGTGCACGAGTTCATCGGCGGCTACATATTCATGTCCATGCGATCCAAGGAGAACAACCAGACGCTGAACGAGGAGATGTTCCACAAGCTGACGGGCGGCTGGTCGTAA
- the Ack gene encoding activated Cdc42 kinase: MTSTSAVDGGLGSETAWLEDLLREVQLEQFLDRIRDDLQVTRLAHFDYVLPDDLERCGLGKPAIRRLMEAVRKKKAHQWRKNILSKLIGGGKQPSSKKQSSAARESSQGNGTQLTCLIHEKDITMGLKLGDGSFGVVRRGEWSASPAGKVIPVAVKVLKSDNLTQPGIIDDFFREVQAMHALDHANLVRLYGVVLSQPMMMITELAERGSLLDTLRKQCRHTSLTIIWNWSVQIVTGMAYLEQKRFLHRDLACRNVLLAAGNKIKIGDFGLMRALPQEDDCYVMSEHKKVPFPWCAPESLRFRQFSHASDTWMFGVTLWEMFSFGEDPWVGLNGSQILRKIDREGERLHQPDACPPDVYAMMLQCWDKTPAERPTFAALKEYLASMSPPVMRASRSHHESKGLQIEPGDTIAIIDGRHELKLIKGQNQRTFDIGIFPRNLLEQRKVGAAGDVVMRSSVGNGSSSSPFGFCWGGAAAMANGDDRQRKCASMTNQPHAKERKSTSSKQFAYNKLVNDSATGLQRRNAVKHKGVVVGPQRPPPPQFQQEGILIDISPDMRPIAEAGTGGAKGAGDSSSLQADSSFCILDAPIDVPTYAGSSGSGDLNVSPTYYNEQPQFDFDPAKMTASPGRLQPPPYQMPPTYSNTMEFVQKRDLHQQQLATPVRERDPFDTTNVETTVALYSNFNQSLEAASPPAPIYNSPSVRKSLFGGSKSNKENIPALESAAMQLNLSNLTLERHDATCIQPVEPVPAPPGDGVLLDKSFIAELEKDMYSNGQNRAQEEYQRNSTQMYASKDMVYKQNLTPLKNGAAPGSVHSNHSSPSSTASPKQNNVEAAAAAAATTQSVVNRIWYEQVASTQSEYYAQPPTEQAEEQIYQNHRHQQQQQQELNHSFVAISNRVVAPKNNAYSSTASLYDAVAASTAGSTYYGQVPNGSGAVLYDEVTQDDYLRPTRPAPLAPPPLSAQQIQRRMEKMRLQQQQQLDGAHQLYAPVPSDYGREQEKLQQLMQELGSSAVEQDVRNALRAASGDVGLATRHYKIDQLARLGVAGRPQCEQALQQTNWSLEVAAELLLNAG; encoded by the exons ATGACCTCCACTTCGGCGGTGGATGGTGGGCTCGGGAGCGAGACGGCCTGGCTGGAGGATCTGCTGCGGGAGGTGCAGCTGGAGCAGTTTCTGGACAGGATACGGGACGACCTACAGGTGACCCGGCTGGCGCACTTCGACTACGTGCTACCTGACGATCTGGAGCGATGTGGTCTGGGGAAACCGGCTATTCGACGGCTGATGGAGGCAGTGCGGAAAAAGAAGGCCCACCAGTGGCGCAAGAACATCCTGTCCAAACTAATTGGCGGTGGCAAGCAACCCTCGTCCAAGAAGCAGTCCTCCGCCGCCCGGGAATCCAGTCAGGGCAATGGCACCCAGCTTACCTGCCTTATCCACGAAAAGGACATCACAATGGGACTGAAACTGGGCGACGGATCATTCGGTGTGGTGCGTCGCGGCGAATGGAGTGCTTCGCCGGCGGGCAAGGTCATCCCGGTGGCCGTCAAGGTGCTGAAGTCGGACAACCTCACCCAACCGGGCATCATCGATGACTTCTTCCGCGAGGTTCAGGCTATGCACGCCCTGGATCATGCGAATCTGGTGCGGCTTTACGGCGTCGTCTTATCCCagccgatgatgatgattacaGAGCTGGCGGAGCGCGGGTCGCTGCTGGATACGTTGCGAAAACAATGCCGCCACACCTCGCTGACCATCATCTGGAACTGGTCGGTGCAGATTGTGACTGGCATGGCCTATCTGGAACAGAAGCGCTTTCTACATCGCGATCTGGCATGTCGGAATGTCCTCCTGGCAGCTGGAAACAAGATCAAGATCGGAGATTTTGGCCTAATGCGTGCCTTGCCCCAAGAGGATGATTGCTATGTGATGTCTGAGCATAAGAAGGTGCCTTTTCCCTGGTGCGCTCCTGAATCGCTGCGCTTCCGGCAGTTCTCGCACGCCTCTGACACCTGGATGTTTGGCGTGACGCTGTGGGAGATGTTTAGCTTTGGCGAAGATCCATGGGTGGGACTCAATGGATCGCAGATCCTGCGCAAAATCGATCGCGAAGGCGAGCGACTGCATCAGCCGGATGCCTGTCCACCGGACGTTTATGCTATGATGCTGCAATGCTGGGATAAAACTCCAGCAGAGCGACCCACTTTTGCTGCTCTCAA AGAATATTTGGCCAGTATGTCGCCTCCTGTGATGCGTGCTTCCCGAAGTCACCACGAGTCCAAGGGACTGCAGATCGAGCCTGGCGACACAATCGCCATTATCGATGGACGGCACGAGCTGAAATTGATAAAGGGCCAGAACCAGCGAACATTCGATATAGGAATCTTTCCCAGAAACCTACTGGAGCAGCGCAAAGTGGGTGCTGCCGGAGATGTGGTAATGCGAAGCAGCGTTGGAAATGGTTCGTCGTCTTCGCCATTCGGCTTTTGTTGGGGCGGAGCAGCTGCAATGGCCAACGGAGATGATCGACAGCGAAAGTGTGCCTCGATGACAAACCAGCCCCATGCCAAGGAGCGCAAGTCCACGTCCAGCAAGCAGTTTGCGTACAACAAACTGGTTAATGATTCCGCTACTGGTCTTCAGCGACGAAATGCAGTGAAGCACAAAGGAGTGGTGGTGGGCCCGCAGCGTCCTCCGCCGCCACAATTTCAACAGGAGGGCATACTCATCGACATCTCGCCCGATATGCGACCCATAGCCGAAGCTGGAACAGGAGGAGCTAAGGGAGCAGGCGATAGTTCCTCACTGCAGGCGGACAGCTCGTTTTGCATACTAGACGCTCCCATAGATGTGCCCACTTATGCCGGCTCCAGTGGATCGGGGGATCTTAATGTCTCGCCCACGTACTACAATGAGCAGCCGCAGTTCGACTTTGATCCGGCCAAGATGACAGCTTCACCAGGGCGCCTGCAACCGCCGCCGTACCAGATGCCACCAACTTACTCGAATACAATGGAGTTTGTCCAAAAACGAGACCTTCACCAACAGCAGCTAGCGACGCCTGTAAGGGAGCGAGATCCCTTCGACACCACAAACGTTGAAACGACTGTGGCACTCTACTCGAATTTCAACCAGTCTCTGGAAGCAGCTTCTCCACCAGCACCGATTTATAATAGTCCTTCGGTCAGGAAGAGCCTTTTCGGTGGCTCCAAGTCGAATAAAGAAAACATACCTGCCCTGGAATCAGCGGCTATGCAGCTAAATCTCAGTAATCTTACATTGGAGCGACACGACGCCACCTGCATTCAGCCAGTGGAGCCTGTACCTGCTCCTCCTGGTGATGGAGTACTGCTGGACAAGTCCTTCATCGCCGAACTGGAGAAGGACATGTACAGCAACGGGCAAAACAGAGCGCAGGAGGAGTACCAGCGCAATTCTACGCAGATGTATGCCAGCAAGGATATGGTGTATAAGCAGAATCTCACACCCTTAAAGAACGGTGCAGCACCCGGGTCAGTTCACTCGAATCATTCCAGTCCCTCTTCGACCGCGTCGCCCAAGCAGAACAATGTGgaggcagcagctgctgcggcagctACCACGCAAAGTGTGGTGAATCGTATTTGGTATGAGCAAGTGGCGTCCACGCAGTCCGAGTACTATGCCCAGCCGCCGACAGAGCAGGCAGAGGAGCAGATCTACCAAAACCAtcgccaccagcagcagcagcagcaggagttGAACCATTCGTTTGTTGCAATATCCAATCGAGTGGTGGCACCCAAAAACAATGCGTACTCCTCAACCGCCTCGCTGTACGATGCAGTGGCGGCCAGCACGGCGGGCTCCACATACTACGGCCAAGTGCCGAATGGCAGTGGAGCTGTTCTGTACGATGAAGTGACTCAGGATGACTACCTGCGGCCAACGCGACCAGCTCCATTGGCGCCACCTCCTCTCTCCGCGCAGCAGATCCAACGAAGGATGGAGAAGATGcggctgcagcaacagcagcagctggacgGAGCCCATCAGCTGTATGCGCCAGTGCCCTCGGACTACGGTCGCGAGCAGGAGAAGCTCCAGCAGCTAATGCAAGAGCTGGGCAGCTCCGCGGTGGAGCAGGATGTGCGCAATGCACTGCGTGCGGCCAGCGGAGATGTTGGACTAGCCACGCGGCACTACAAAATCGACCAACTGGCGAGGCTTGGGGTGGCTGGGCGACCACAGTGCGAACAGGCGCTGCAGCAGACCAACTGGAGCTTAGAGGTGGCAGCTGAACTACTACTGAATGCCGGCTAA